From Mytilus galloprovincialis chromosome 9, xbMytGall1.hap1.1, whole genome shotgun sequence, the proteins below share one genomic window:
- the LOC143044757 gene encoding la-related protein 7-like isoform X1 produces the protein MRGLYFLSFCRFETFWPHLVITSSSTICFGTTSHYLSYLTFKFRLGVNYIGIVMAGTETLDTETTKDKKPRKRMKALYGRIKQQMEFYFSDSNLNRDRFMKKQIVEAEDGYISLDIFLRFNKIKDMTLDASVIASALKKSKLLQVNEDGTKVKRTKPVSSAKDIDDRTVYVECLPHNVDHEYIRKIFNSCGSVLYVSIPRYKSTGDSKGFAFIEFESKESAHKACEELNNPPAEAGDKPGKFPRTSKQMTHLQKALQNTEDVPISPEKSITESPSKSAKKRKRRRQTSECSVDGVENTTKQIKLEYDNKDQTTVVSHSEKDNKDLSVSKSDESGDKESGKNKSKKRKKSKGEGQISVTESETSDQYSESDRETRKRKTLDTVDTEIEPPSKICKKEKTCDNKENTESEISVVSKGDEKSVTKVTEKRKKNRHHKTKQKDIPELRVISKKEWLDLRTEYLKLQKESMNKLKKTLTKVKKEEIDKEMKEKEKEMLDVKKSTDRPKIEFVPDVIVYITSGQPLYRKEVKEDLGTGYQIAYIDVKEGDKAGHIRMQDSDSAKRLAEATSGSYFFTLLKEEEEKDYWNKLESDRNSKFSSKGNKKKRGSQKLIEKAQRISKENICKTHIKFDD, from the exons ATGAGAGGACTGTATTTTTTAAGCTTTTGTCGTTTTGAGACGTTTTGGCCTCATTTAGTCATTACCAGTTCGTCCACAATTTGTTTCGGGACCACTAGTCACTACCTTAGTTACCTTACCTTTAAGttcagacttggggtcaattacattggaat TGTTATGGCAGGAACAGAAACATTAGATACAGAGACTACAAAGGACAAGAAGCCAAGGAAAAGAATGAAAGCTTTATATGGTCGCATCAAGCAACAG ATGGAATTTTACTTCAGTGATTCCAATTTGAACAGGGACAGATTCATGAAGAAACAGATTGTGGAAGCAGAAGATGGAT ATATTAGCTTGGATATTTTCTTGAGATTCAATAAAATAAAGGATATGACATTAGACGCCAGTGTAATCGCATCGGCTCTTAAAAAGTCTAAACTTTTACAG GTCAATGAAGATGGTACAAAGGTAAAAAGAACTAAACCTGTCAGCAGTGCTAAGGATATTGATGATAGAACAGTTTATGTG GAATGTCTCCCACACAATGTAGACCATGAATATATAAGGAAAATCTTCAACAGCTGTGGCTCAGTGCTATATGTCAGTATACCTAGATATAAATCTACAGGAGATTCTAAAGGCTTTGCTTTTATAGAGTTTGAAAGTAAAGAGTCAGCACATAAAGCTTGTGAG GAACTGAATAACCCACCTGCTGAGGCTGGCGACAAACCTGGGAAATTTCCCAGAACCAGTAAACAGATGACTCATTTACAGAAAGCTCTTCAGAACACAG AAGATGTGCCCATATCACCAGAAAAAAGCATTACAGAATCCCCATCAAAATCagcaaaaaagagaaaaagaagaagacaaaCTAGTGAATGTAGTGTTGATGGAGTAGAAAACACCACAAAACAAATCAAGTTAGAATATGATAACAAAGACCAAACTACAGTTGTCTCTCATTCAGAGAAGGATAATAAAGATTTAAGTGTTTCAAAGTCAGATGAAAGTGGAGACAAAGAATCAGGGAAGAATAAAAGtaagaaaagaaagaaatcaaAAGGTGAAGGACAGATTTCAGTGACAGAATCAGAAACTTCAGATCAATATTCTGAAAGTGACAGAGAGACACGCAAGCGTAAAACATTAGATACTGTTGATACTGAAATAGAACCTCCatcaaaaatatgtaaaaaagagAAAACTTGTGACAATAAAGAAAATACAGAAAGTGAAATATCTGTAGTGAGTAAAGGCGATGAAAAATCTGTTACAAAAGTTACAGAAAAGAGAAAGAAAAACAGACATCATAAAACTAAGCAAAAGGATATACCAGAACTAAGAGTGATTTCTAA gAAAGAATGGTTGGATTTGAGAACTGAATATcttaaattacaaaaagaaaGCATGAACAAACTGAAGAAAACATTAACAAAGGTAAAGAAAGAAGAAATAGACAAAGAAATgaaagaaaaggaaaaagaaatgTTAG ATGTTAAGAAATCCACAGATAGACCAAAAATTGAGTTTGTACCCGATGTGATAGTTTATATAACGTCAGGACAACCACTGTACAGGAAGGAAGTCAAG GAAGATTTAGGTACAGGTTACCAGATAGCCTATATTGATGTAAAAGAAGGAGATAAGGCAGGCCATATTAGAATGCAAGACAGTGATAGCGCTAAAAGACTTGCTGAGGCTACTAGTGGATCTTATTTCTTTACTCTCTTAAAAG
- the LOC143044757 gene encoding la-related protein 7-like isoform X2: MAGTETLDTETTKDKKPRKRMKALYGRIKQQMEFYFSDSNLNRDRFMKKQIVEAEDGYISLDIFLRFNKIKDMTLDASVIASALKKSKLLQVNEDGTKVKRTKPVSSAKDIDDRTVYVECLPHNVDHEYIRKIFNSCGSVLYVSIPRYKSTGDSKGFAFIEFESKESAHKACEELNNPPAEAGDKPGKFPRTSKQMTHLQKALQNTEDVPISPEKSITESPSKSAKKRKRRRQTSECSVDGVENTTKQIKLEYDNKDQTTVVSHSEKDNKDLSVSKSDESGDKESGKNKSKKRKKSKGEGQISVTESETSDQYSESDRETRKRKTLDTVDTEIEPPSKICKKEKTCDNKENTESEISVVSKGDEKSVTKVTEKRKKNRHHKTKQKDIPELRVISKKEWLDLRTEYLKLQKESMNKLKKTLTKVKKEEIDKEMKEKEKEMLDVKKSTDRPKIEFVPDVIVYITSGQPLYRKEVKEDLGTGYQIAYIDVKEGDKAGHIRMQDSDSAKRLAEATSGSYFFTLLKEEEEKDYWNKLESDRNSKFSSKGNKKKRGSQKLIEKAQRISKENICKTHIKFDD; encoded by the exons ATGGCAGGAACAGAAACATTAGATACAGAGACTACAAAGGACAAGAAGCCAAGGAAAAGAATGAAAGCTTTATATGGTCGCATCAAGCAACAG ATGGAATTTTACTTCAGTGATTCCAATTTGAACAGGGACAGATTCATGAAGAAACAGATTGTGGAAGCAGAAGATGGAT ATATTAGCTTGGATATTTTCTTGAGATTCAATAAAATAAAGGATATGACATTAGACGCCAGTGTAATCGCATCGGCTCTTAAAAAGTCTAAACTTTTACAG GTCAATGAAGATGGTACAAAGGTAAAAAGAACTAAACCTGTCAGCAGTGCTAAGGATATTGATGATAGAACAGTTTATGTG GAATGTCTCCCACACAATGTAGACCATGAATATATAAGGAAAATCTTCAACAGCTGTGGCTCAGTGCTATATGTCAGTATACCTAGATATAAATCTACAGGAGATTCTAAAGGCTTTGCTTTTATAGAGTTTGAAAGTAAAGAGTCAGCACATAAAGCTTGTGAG GAACTGAATAACCCACCTGCTGAGGCTGGCGACAAACCTGGGAAATTTCCCAGAACCAGTAAACAGATGACTCATTTACAGAAAGCTCTTCAGAACACAG AAGATGTGCCCATATCACCAGAAAAAAGCATTACAGAATCCCCATCAAAATCagcaaaaaagagaaaaagaagaagacaaaCTAGTGAATGTAGTGTTGATGGAGTAGAAAACACCACAAAACAAATCAAGTTAGAATATGATAACAAAGACCAAACTACAGTTGTCTCTCATTCAGAGAAGGATAATAAAGATTTAAGTGTTTCAAAGTCAGATGAAAGTGGAGACAAAGAATCAGGGAAGAATAAAAGtaagaaaagaaagaaatcaaAAGGTGAAGGACAGATTTCAGTGACAGAATCAGAAACTTCAGATCAATATTCTGAAAGTGACAGAGAGACACGCAAGCGTAAAACATTAGATACTGTTGATACTGAAATAGAACCTCCatcaaaaatatgtaaaaaagagAAAACTTGTGACAATAAAGAAAATACAGAAAGTGAAATATCTGTAGTGAGTAAAGGCGATGAAAAATCTGTTACAAAAGTTACAGAAAAGAGAAAGAAAAACAGACATCATAAAACTAAGCAAAAGGATATACCAGAACTAAGAGTGATTTCTAA gAAAGAATGGTTGGATTTGAGAACTGAATATcttaaattacaaaaagaaaGCATGAACAAACTGAAGAAAACATTAACAAAGGTAAAGAAAGAAGAAATAGACAAAGAAATgaaagaaaaggaaaaagaaatgTTAG ATGTTAAGAAATCCACAGATAGACCAAAAATTGAGTTTGTACCCGATGTGATAGTTTATATAACGTCAGGACAACCACTGTACAGGAAGGAAGTCAAG GAAGATTTAGGTACAGGTTACCAGATAGCCTATATTGATGTAAAAGAAGGAGATAAGGCAGGCCATATTAGAATGCAAGACAGTGATAGCGCTAAAAGACTTGCTGAGGCTACTAGTGGATCTTATTTCTTTACTCTCTTAAAAG